The following are encoded in a window of Vigna unguiculata cultivar IT97K-499-35 chromosome 8, ASM411807v1, whole genome shotgun sequence genomic DNA:
- the LOC114194662 gene encoding myosin-15-like isoform X4, with protein sequence MNLLPGSKVWVEDRDAAWLPAEVLDSEGSNILLLTDSGKKVFASKEKLFPRDADEEEHGGFEDMTRLAYLNEPGVLFNLRRRYALNDIYTYTGSILIAVNPFTKLPHLYDSHMMEQYKGAPLGELSPHVFAVADASYRAMMNEGKSQSILVSGESGAGKTETTKLIMQYLTFVGGRAGGDDRTVEQQVLESNPLLEAFGNARTVRNDNSSRFGKFVEIQFDSNGRISGAAIRTYLLERSRVVQITDPERNYHCFYQLCSFERDAEKYKLGHPSHFHYLNQSKIYELDGVSNSEEYLKTRRAMDIVGISHEDQEAIFRVLAAILHLGNVEFSPGKEHDSSAVKNDKSRFHMQMAADLFMCDVDLLLATLCTRSIQTREGSIVKALDCNAAVAGRDALAKTVYARLFDWLVDKINMSVGQDINSKIQIGVLDIYGFECFKDNSFEQFCINFANEKLQQHFNEHVFKMEQEEYGKEEINWSYIEFVDNQDVLDLIEKKPIGIIALLDEACMFPKSTHETFSTKLFQHFRSHPRLGKEKFSQTDFTISHYAGKVTYHTDTFLDKNRDYVVVEHCNLLSSSKCLFVSGLFPLLSEESSRSSYKFSSVAARFKQQLQALMETLNSTEPHYIRCVKPNSLNRPQLFENASVIHQLRCGGVLEAVRISLAGYPTRRTYSEFVDRFGLIAPEFMDGSYDDKAATEKILQKLKLENFQLGRTKVFLRAGQIGILDQRRAEVLDNAAKCIQRRMRTFIAHQDFIFLRSAAISLQACCRGRIARKIYAAKRETAAAISIQKYIRMWFTRHAHLKLYFSAIIIQSHVRGFVTRQRFLHVKEHRAATLVQAYWRMSKVRSSFLRYQTSIVAIQCLWRCRQAKRELRRLKQEANEAGALRLAKNKLEKQMEDLTWRLHLEKKIRVSNEEAKKIEISKLQKMLEALNLELDAAKLANINECNKNAVLQNQLELSVKEKSALKRDLVAVDELRKENALLKVSLDAFERKYRTLELELMNAQKGRDETMEKLREFEHKCSQLEQNEKKLEEKLKSLENENHVLRQKALSTPLKSNRPGFAKSVSEKYSSAITSRTDRKTIFESPTPTKLIAPFTLGLSDSRRSKLTAEKHQDNYEFLSKCIKENLGFKNGKPIAARIIYKCLLHWHSFENERTTIFDSIIEGINEILKVREDDIILPYWLSNTSALLCLLQRNLRSNGFLTATAQRYPGSSGLISRTGHWIKIV encoded by the exons ATGAATCTGCTCCCCGGCTCCAAGGTTTGGGTCGAGGACCGGGATGCTGCTTGGCTGCCAGCTGAAGTGCTCGATTCCGAAGGTAGCAATATTCTGCTACTAACTGATTCCGGCAAGAAG GTGTTTGCTTCCAAGGAGAAACTGTTCCCGAGGGATGCTGACGAAGAGGAGCATGGCGGATTCGAAGACATGACCCGGTTGGCGTACTTGAACGAGCCGGGAGTGTTGTTCAATCTTCGAAGAAGATACGCGCTCAATGATATCTAT aCATATACCGGGAGCATTTTAATAGCCGTTAATCCGTTCACAAAGCTTCCACATTTATATGATTCCCATATGATGGAGCAATATAAGGGAGCTCCATTGGGTGAGCTTAGCCCACATGTTTTTGCTGTCGCTGATGCATCATACAG AGCAATGATGAATGAAGGTAAAAGTCAATCTATCTTGGTTAGCGGCGAAAGTGGTGCTGGAAAAACTGAGACAACAAAATTGATCATGCAGTATCTTACCTTTGTTGGTGGACGTGCTGGTGGTGATGATAGAACAGTTGAACAACAAGTTCTTGAA TCCAATCCACTTTTAGAGGCGTTTGGTAATGCAAGGACTGTTAGGAATGACAATTCAAG TCGTTTTGGGAAGTTTGTTGAAATTCAGTTTGATTCAAATGGTAGAATATCTGGTGCTGCAATTAGAACTTACTTACTGGAAAGGTCAAGAGTAGTGCAGATAACGGATCCAGAGAGAAATTATCACTGCTTTTATCAGTTGTGTTCATTTGAAAGg GATGCAGAGAAGTATAAGTTAGGACATCCGAGTCACTTCCACTATctaaatcaaagtaaaatctATGAATTAGATGGTGTAAGCAACTCAGAAGAATACCTGAAGACAAGGAGGGCAATGGATATTGTTGGCATTAGTCACGAGGATCAG GAAGCCATATTTCGTGTCTTAGCAGCAATTTTACATTTGGGAAACGTCGAATTTTCACCTGGAAAAGAGCATGACTCATCGGCAGTAAAGAACGACAAATCAAGATTTCATATGCAGATGGCTGCTGATCTTTTCAT gTGTGATGTAGACCTACTGCTGGCAACATTGTGTACTCGTTCAATACAAACTCGTGAAGGAAGTATTGTCAAGGCCCTTGATTGCAATGCGGCTGTTGCTGGGCGTGATGCTTTGGCGAAAACTGTTTATGCCCGTTTGTTTGATTG GCTTGTTGATAAGATCAATATGTCTGTTGGGCAAGACATCAATTCGAAGATACAAATTGGAGTTTTGGATATTTATGGTTTTGAGTGCTTTAAGGATAACAG TTTTGAGCaattttgcattaattttgCAAATGAAAAGCTTCAGCAACATTTTAATGAG CATGTGTTCAAGATGGAACAGGAGGAGTATGGCAAAGAAGAAATTAACTGGAGTTACATTGAATTTGTAGATAACCAAGATGTTTTAGATTTAATTGAAAag AAACCTATTGGTATCATTGCTCTGTTGGATGAAGCTTG TATGTTTCCAAAGTCGACTCATGAAACATTCTCAACCAAGTTGTTTCAGCATTTCCGATCTCACCCTAGGTTGGGAAAGGAAAAGTTTTCGCAAACAGATTTTACTATTTCTCATTATGCTGGAAAG GTCACGTATCATACAGACACCTTTTTAGACAAAAATCGTGATTATGTTGTAGTAGAACATTGCAATCTCTTATCTTCTTCAAAATGCCTTTTCGTTTCTGGTCTATTTCCTTTGCTATCTGAAGAATCTTCAAGATCATCATACAAGTTTTCTTCAGTAGCTGCTAGATTTAAG CAACAACTTCAAGCACTCATGGAGACCCTAAACTCAACAGAGCCTCACTACATACGATGTGTGAAACCAAATTCTTTGAATCGACCTCAACTATTTGAAAATGCAAGTGTCATACACCAGTTACGCTGTGGG GGTGTCCTTGAGGCTGTTCGGATAAGTCTGGCAGGTTATCCCACTCGAAGAACTTACTCAGAGTTTGTGGATCGTTTTGGGTTGATAGCCCCTGAATTTATGGATGGAAG TTATGATGATAAAGCTGCAACTGAAAAAATTTTGCAAAAGCTTAAGCTTGAGAATTTTCAG TTGGGTAGGACCAAAGTATTTCTCAGGGCTGGCCAAATAGGTATTTTAGACCAAAGACGTGCTGAAGTTTTAGACAATGCTGCAAAGTGTATCCAGCGCCGCATGAGGACATTTATTGCACATCaggattttatatttttaagatctGCTGCGATTTCTCTTCAGGCATGCTGCAGGG GTCGCATTGCCAGAAAGATATATGCTGCTAAAAGGGAGACAGCAGCGGCTATCTCCATTCAGAAATATATTCGGATGTGGTTTACAAGGCATGCTCACctaaaattgtatttttctgCTATTATCATTCAATCTCATGTTCGAGGTTTTGTGACTCGCCAAAGATTCTTACATGTAAAAGAACATAGAGCTGCTACTCTTGTTCAG GCCTATTGGAGGATGTCCAAGGTTAGGTCATCTTTCTTACGATATCAAACTTCAATTGTTGCAATACAATGCCTTTGGCGGTGCAGACAAGCAAAAAGAGAGTTGCGGAGACTTAAACAA GAGGCAAATGAAGCTGGTGCTCTTCGTTTAGCAAAGAATAAACTGGAGAAGCAAATGGAGGATCTCACATGGCGTTTGCatcttgaaaagaaaataagg GTTTCTAATGAAGAGGctaaaaaaatagagatttccAAACTTCAAAAGATGTTAGAAGCTTTGAATCTTGAATTAGATGCTGCTAAATTGGCAAACATTAATGAGTGCAACAAGAATGCTGTTCTGCAAAATCAATTAGAATTGTCAGTAAAGGAAAAGTCTGCTTTGAAACGGGACCTAGTAGCAGTGGATGAATTGCGAAAGGAAAATGCTTTATTAAAG GTTTCATTGGATGCATTTGAAAGGAAGTACAGGACCTTAGAGCTTGAGCTTATGAATGCTCAGAAAGGCCGGGATGAAACCATGGAGAAACTGAGGGAGTTTGAACATAAGTGTTCTCAACTCgagcaaaatgaaaaaaa GCTTGAGGAAAAGTTAAAGagtttagaaaatgaaaatcatGTGCTTCGTCAGAAAGCCTTAAGTACCCCTCTTAAGAGTAACCGCCCAGGTTTTGCCAAGTCAGTGTCAGAA AAATACTCAAGTGCGATTACCTCTCGCACTGATCGAAAGACCATATTT GAGTCACCCACACCCACAAAACTTATTGCTCCTTTTACACTAGGCTTGTCAGACTCTCGTCGATCTAAGCTAACAGCAGAGAAACACCAG GATAACTATGAATTCCTCTCCAAgtgtataaaagaaaatttgggatTTAAAAATGGTAAACCTATTGCTGCTcgtattatatataaatgtctGCTTCATTGGCATTCATTTGAAAATGAGCGCACAACCATTTTTGATTCAATCATCGAAGGCATAAATGAGATTCTAAAG GTTAGGGAGGATGACATTATCCTGCCATATTGGCTGTCCAATACCTCTGCGCTTCTATGCCTTTTACAGAGGAACTTACGGTCAAATGGTTTTTTAACTGCCACTGCTCAGCGTTATCCTGGATCATCTGGTTTAATCAGCCGGACTGGACAT TGGATTAAAATTGTATAG
- the LOC114195362 gene encoding LRR receptor-like serine/threonine-protein kinase ERECTA isoform X1 has product MAFRFGVLILPLLISLSVNSVESDDGATLLEIKKSFRDVDNVLYDWTDSPSSDYCAWRGITCDNVTFNVVALNLSGLNLDGEISPAIGKLQSLVSIDLRENRLSGQMPDEIGDCSSLKNLDLSFNEIRGDIPFSISKLKQLENLILKNNQLIGPIPSTLSQIPNLKILDLALNNLSGEIPRLLYWNEVLQYLGLRGNNLIGSLSPDMCQLTGLWYFDVRNNSLTGSIPENIGNCTTFQVLDLSYNQLTGEIPFNIGFLQIATLSLQGNKLSGHIPSVIGLMQALAVLDLSCNMLSGPIPPILGNLTYTEKLYLHGNKLTGFIPPELGNMTKLHYLELNDNHLSGHIPPELGKLTDLFDLNVANNNLEGTIPSNISSCKNLNSLNVHGNKLNGTIPPALQSLESMTSLNLSSNNLQGAIPIELSRIGNLDTLDISNNHLVGSIPSSLGDLEHLLKLNLSRNNLTGVIPAEFGNLRSVMEIDLSNNELSGLIPEELSQLQNMISLRLENNKLTGDVASLSNCLTLSVLNVSYNKLFGVIPTSNNFTRFPPDSFIGNPGLCGNWLNLPCHGSRPAERVTLSKAAILGITLGALVILLMVLLAACRPHSPPFPDGSLDKPVNYSPPKLVILHMNMALHVYEDIMRMTENLSEKYIIGYGASSTVYKCVLKNCKPVAIKRIYSQYPQCIKEFETELETVGSIKHRNLVSLQGYSLSPYGHLLFYDYMENGSLWDLLHGPTKKKKLDWDLRLKVALGAAQGLAYLHHDCSPRIIHRDVKSSNILLDADFEPHLTDFGIAKSLCPTKSHTSTYIMGTIGYIDPEYARTSRLTEKSDVYSYGIVLLELLTGRKAVDNESNLHHLILSKAATNAVMETVDPDITATCKDLGAVKKVYQLALLCTKRQPADRPTMHEVTRVLGSLVPSNTPQKQAVAPPPASNPSAKVPCYMDEYANLKTPHLVNCPSMSTSDAQLFLKFGEVISQNSE; this is encoded by the exons ATGGCATTTCGATTTGGGGTCCTTATTTTGCCTTTGCTAATTTCTTTGAGTGTTAACTCTGTGGAATCTGATGATG GAGCAACGCTGTTGGAGATAAAGAAGTCATTCAGGGATGTGGATAATGTTCTATATGATTGGACAGACTCACCATCATCAGATTATTGTGCCTGGAGAGGGATAACATGCGACAATGTCACATTTAATGTTGTTGCACT CAATCTTTCTGGGTTGAACCTTGATGGGGAAATTTCACCTGCAATAGGGAAACTTCAGAGTTTGGTCTCTAT TGACCTGAGAGAAAACAGGTTATCGGGGCAGATGCCAGATGAGATTGGTGACTGTTCATCATTGAAGAACTT GGACTTGTCATTTAACGAAATTAGAGGGGATATCCCATTTTCTATTTCTAAGTTGAAACAACTGGAGAATCT GATTTTGAAGAACAACCAGTTGATTGGACCAATTCCTTCAACTTTGTCTCAGATTCCTAATTTGAAGATTCT AGACCTGGCTCTAAATAATCTAAGTGGTGAAATACCAAGGCTTCTATACTGGAACGAAGTTTTGCAGTATCT GGGCTTAAGAGGGAACAATTTGATTGGTTCACTATCACCAGATATGTGCCAGTTAACTGGGCTGTGGTATTT TGATGTCAGAAACAATAGCCTGACAGGAAGTATTCCAGAAAATATTGGCAATTGTACTACCTTCCAGGTTTT GGATTTATCCTACAACCAGCTAACTGGAGAGATACCATTCAATATTGGATTCCTACAAATAGCTACTTT GTCATTGCAAGGCAATAAACTCTCTGGACATATTCCATCGGTGATTGGTCTCATGCAAGCACTTGCTGTCTT AGACTTGAGCTGTAACATGTTAAGTGGACCGATACCTCCTATCTTGGGAAATTTGACCTACACAGAGAAACT ATACTTGCATGGAAACAAGCTGACTGGCTTCATCCCCCCGGAGCTTGGAAATATGACAAAACTTCACTATTT GGAACTGAATGACAATCATTTAAGTGGACATATTCCCCCTGAGCTTGGAAAGCTTACTgatttgtttgattt AAATGTTGCTAATAACAATCTCGAAGGAACAATTCCTAGCAATATTAGCTCGTGTAAAAATCTAAACAGCCT CAATGTGCATGGAAACAAGTTGAATGGAACAATTCCCCCTGCTTTGCAAAGCTTGGAGAGCATGACCTCTTT GAATCTTTCTTCCAACAATCTTCAGGGTGCAATTCCAATTGAACTGTCACGGATCGGTAATTTGGATACGTT GGATATTTCAAACAATCATCTAGTTGGATCCATTCCTTCTTCCCTTGGTGACTTGGAACATCTTCTGAAGTT GAATCTAAGCAGAAACAATTTGACAGGAGTTATTCCAGCAGAATTTGGAAATCTTAGAAGTGTCATGGAAAT TGATCTTTCAAATAATGAACTCTCTGGCCTGATTCCTGAAGAACTTAGCCAGCTTCAGAACATGATATCATT GAGACTTGAAAACAACAAATTAACTGGGGATGTGGCATCACTTTCGAATTGTCTTACTCTCTCTGTGCT taatgtgtCCTATAACAAACTATTTGGCGTTATCCCCACTAGTAACAACTTTACCAGGTTTCCCCCTGACAG TTTCATCGGAAACCCTGGTCTTTGTGGTAATTGGCTAAATTTGCCGTGTCATGGTTCTCGGCCTGCAGAGCGAG TTACATTATCTAAGGCAGCCATTCTTGGAATTACTCTTGGTGCCCTTGTGATTCTTCTAATGGTATTGCTGGCAGCTTGCCGGCCACACAGTCCTCCTTTTCCTGATGGATCACTTGACAAACCAG TTAATTACTCACCTCCAAAACTGGTGATTCTTCATATGAATATGGCACTTCATGTGTATGAAGATATCATGAGGATGACAGAAAATCTTAGTGAAAAGTATATAATTGGATATGGTGCGTCAAGTACAGTTTATAAATGTGTTCTCAAGAATTGCAAGCCAGTGGCTATCAAGAGGATCTATTCTCAATACCCCCAATGCATTAAAGAATTTGAAACTGAACTTGAGACTGTTGGCAGCATTAAGCACCGGAATCTGGTCAGTCTCCAGGGCTACTCTTTGTCCCCTTATGGCCACCTTCTGTTTTATGACTACATGGAAAATGGCAGTCTGTGGGATCTTCTTCATG GACCTACTAAGAAGAAAAAGCTTGACTGGGATCTGCGTCTAAAAGTAGCACTTGGAGCAGCACAAGGACTTGCATATCTACACCATGATTGCAGTCCTAGAATAATCCACAGGGATGTGAAATCATCAAACATTTTATTGGACGCAGACTTTGAGCCCCATCTCACTGATTTTGGCATTGCCAAAAGCCTCTGCCCCACAAAGTCTCATACTTCTACTTACATAATGGGCACAATTGGCTACATAGACCCTGAATATGCTAGAACTTCCCGTCTCACTGAGAAATCTGATGTGTACAGTTATGGCATCGTTTTACTGGAGTTGCTAACTGGAAGGAAAGCAGTTGACAATGAATCCAACCTCCACCATCTG ATTTTGTCCAAAGCAGCAACGAATGCTGTAATGGAAACAGTTGATCCAGACATTACTGCCACATGCAAGGACCTTGGAGCAGTGAAAAAGGTTTACCAGCTCGCTCTATTATGCACAAAGAGGCAACCAGCTGACAGACCTACAATGCACGAAGTGACAAGAGTTCTTGGAAGCCTTGTGCCATCAAACACCCCTCAAAAACAAGCAGTTGCACCACCACCTGCTTCAAACCCATCTGCAAAAGTGCCATGCTACATGGATGAGTATGCAAACCTCAAGACTCCACACTTGGTGAATTGCCCCTCAATGAGCACCTCAGATGCACAGCTCTTCCTCAAGTTTGGAGAAGTAATCTCTCAGAacagtgagtga
- the LOC114195362 gene encoding LRR receptor-like serine/threonine-protein kinase ERECTA isoform X2 encodes MPDEIGDCSSLKNLDLSFNEIRGDIPFSISKLKQLENLILKNNQLIGPIPSTLSQIPNLKILDLALNNLSGEIPRLLYWNEVLQYLGLRGNNLIGSLSPDMCQLTGLWYFDVRNNSLTGSIPENIGNCTTFQVLDLSYNQLTGEIPFNIGFLQIATLSLQGNKLSGHIPSVIGLMQALAVLDLSCNMLSGPIPPILGNLTYTEKLYLHGNKLTGFIPPELGNMTKLHYLELNDNHLSGHIPPELGKLTDLFDLNVANNNLEGTIPSNISSCKNLNSLNVHGNKLNGTIPPALQSLESMTSLNLSSNNLQGAIPIELSRIGNLDTLDISNNHLVGSIPSSLGDLEHLLKLNLSRNNLTGVIPAEFGNLRSVMEIDLSNNELSGLIPEELSQLQNMISLRLENNKLTGDVASLSNCLTLSVLNVSYNKLFGVIPTSNNFTRFPPDSFIGNPGLCGNWLNLPCHGSRPAERVTLSKAAILGITLGALVILLMVLLAACRPHSPPFPDGSLDKPVNYSPPKLVILHMNMALHVYEDIMRMTENLSEKYIIGYGASSTVYKCVLKNCKPVAIKRIYSQYPQCIKEFETELETVGSIKHRNLVSLQGYSLSPYGHLLFYDYMENGSLWDLLHGPTKKKKLDWDLRLKVALGAAQGLAYLHHDCSPRIIHRDVKSSNILLDADFEPHLTDFGIAKSLCPTKSHTSTYIMGTIGYIDPEYARTSRLTEKSDVYSYGIVLLELLTGRKAVDNESNLHHLILSKAATNAVMETVDPDITATCKDLGAVKKVYQLALLCTKRQPADRPTMHEVTRVLGSLVPSNTPQKQAVAPPPASNPSAKVPCYMDEYANLKTPHLVNCPSMSTSDAQLFLKFGEVISQNSE; translated from the exons ATGCCAGATGAGATTGGTGACTGTTCATCATTGAAGAACTT GGACTTGTCATTTAACGAAATTAGAGGGGATATCCCATTTTCTATTTCTAAGTTGAAACAACTGGAGAATCT GATTTTGAAGAACAACCAGTTGATTGGACCAATTCCTTCAACTTTGTCTCAGATTCCTAATTTGAAGATTCT AGACCTGGCTCTAAATAATCTAAGTGGTGAAATACCAAGGCTTCTATACTGGAACGAAGTTTTGCAGTATCT GGGCTTAAGAGGGAACAATTTGATTGGTTCACTATCACCAGATATGTGCCAGTTAACTGGGCTGTGGTATTT TGATGTCAGAAACAATAGCCTGACAGGAAGTATTCCAGAAAATATTGGCAATTGTACTACCTTCCAGGTTTT GGATTTATCCTACAACCAGCTAACTGGAGAGATACCATTCAATATTGGATTCCTACAAATAGCTACTTT GTCATTGCAAGGCAATAAACTCTCTGGACATATTCCATCGGTGATTGGTCTCATGCAAGCACTTGCTGTCTT AGACTTGAGCTGTAACATGTTAAGTGGACCGATACCTCCTATCTTGGGAAATTTGACCTACACAGAGAAACT ATACTTGCATGGAAACAAGCTGACTGGCTTCATCCCCCCGGAGCTTGGAAATATGACAAAACTTCACTATTT GGAACTGAATGACAATCATTTAAGTGGACATATTCCCCCTGAGCTTGGAAAGCTTACTgatttgtttgattt AAATGTTGCTAATAACAATCTCGAAGGAACAATTCCTAGCAATATTAGCTCGTGTAAAAATCTAAACAGCCT CAATGTGCATGGAAACAAGTTGAATGGAACAATTCCCCCTGCTTTGCAAAGCTTGGAGAGCATGACCTCTTT GAATCTTTCTTCCAACAATCTTCAGGGTGCAATTCCAATTGAACTGTCACGGATCGGTAATTTGGATACGTT GGATATTTCAAACAATCATCTAGTTGGATCCATTCCTTCTTCCCTTGGTGACTTGGAACATCTTCTGAAGTT GAATCTAAGCAGAAACAATTTGACAGGAGTTATTCCAGCAGAATTTGGAAATCTTAGAAGTGTCATGGAAAT TGATCTTTCAAATAATGAACTCTCTGGCCTGATTCCTGAAGAACTTAGCCAGCTTCAGAACATGATATCATT GAGACTTGAAAACAACAAATTAACTGGGGATGTGGCATCACTTTCGAATTGTCTTACTCTCTCTGTGCT taatgtgtCCTATAACAAACTATTTGGCGTTATCCCCACTAGTAACAACTTTACCAGGTTTCCCCCTGACAG TTTCATCGGAAACCCTGGTCTTTGTGGTAATTGGCTAAATTTGCCGTGTCATGGTTCTCGGCCTGCAGAGCGAG TTACATTATCTAAGGCAGCCATTCTTGGAATTACTCTTGGTGCCCTTGTGATTCTTCTAATGGTATTGCTGGCAGCTTGCCGGCCACACAGTCCTCCTTTTCCTGATGGATCACTTGACAAACCAG TTAATTACTCACCTCCAAAACTGGTGATTCTTCATATGAATATGGCACTTCATGTGTATGAAGATATCATGAGGATGACAGAAAATCTTAGTGAAAAGTATATAATTGGATATGGTGCGTCAAGTACAGTTTATAAATGTGTTCTCAAGAATTGCAAGCCAGTGGCTATCAAGAGGATCTATTCTCAATACCCCCAATGCATTAAAGAATTTGAAACTGAACTTGAGACTGTTGGCAGCATTAAGCACCGGAATCTGGTCAGTCTCCAGGGCTACTCTTTGTCCCCTTATGGCCACCTTCTGTTTTATGACTACATGGAAAATGGCAGTCTGTGGGATCTTCTTCATG GACCTACTAAGAAGAAAAAGCTTGACTGGGATCTGCGTCTAAAAGTAGCACTTGGAGCAGCACAAGGACTTGCATATCTACACCATGATTGCAGTCCTAGAATAATCCACAGGGATGTGAAATCATCAAACATTTTATTGGACGCAGACTTTGAGCCCCATCTCACTGATTTTGGCATTGCCAAAAGCCTCTGCCCCACAAAGTCTCATACTTCTACTTACATAATGGGCACAATTGGCTACATAGACCCTGAATATGCTAGAACTTCCCGTCTCACTGAGAAATCTGATGTGTACAGTTATGGCATCGTTTTACTGGAGTTGCTAACTGGAAGGAAAGCAGTTGACAATGAATCCAACCTCCACCATCTG ATTTTGTCCAAAGCAGCAACGAATGCTGTAATGGAAACAGTTGATCCAGACATTACTGCCACATGCAAGGACCTTGGAGCAGTGAAAAAGGTTTACCAGCTCGCTCTATTATGCACAAAGAGGCAACCAGCTGACAGACCTACAATGCACGAAGTGACAAGAGTTCTTGGAAGCCTTGTGCCATCAAACACCCCTCAAAAACAAGCAGTTGCACCACCACCTGCTTCAAACCCATCTGCAAAAGTGCCATGCTACATGGATGAGTATGCAAACCTCAAGACTCCACACTTGGTGAATTGCCCCTCAATGAGCACCTCAGATGCACAGCTCTTCCTCAAGTTTGGAGAAGTAATCTCTCAGAacagtgagtga